In the Paenibacillus sp. FSL H7-0357 genome, one interval contains:
- the gatA gene encoding Asp-tRNA(Asn)/Glu-tRNA(Gln) amidotransferase subunit GatA produces MSLFQYRLPEVHNMLHSKEISVSELTEESLAAITERDGKVHAFLTLNEEGARLSARALDDKLASGAARGLLFGLPAGIKDNIVTKGLRTTCASQFLDNFQPIYDATVVSKLRQADAVTIGKLNMDEFAMGGSNENSSYVAVRNPWNLERVPGGSSGGSAAAVAAGEVFFALGSDTGGSIRQPASYCGVVGLKPTYGLVSRYGLVAFASSLDQIGPLTRTVEDSAYVLQAIAGYDAQDSTSAKVNIPDYLSALTGDISGLRIAVPKEYIGEGVDASVRESVLSALKVLEGLGAVWEEVSLPHTEYAVAAYYLLSSSEASSNLARFDGVRYGARIDNGGGLLDLYHNSRSHGFGPEVKRRIMLGTYALSSGYYDAYYLKAQKVRTLIKQDFDEVFKKYDVVIGPTAPTTAFKLGSQTEDPLTMYLNDILTIPVSLAGIPAVSIPCGFAEGLPVGLQIIGKEFDESTVLRVAHAFEQHTDHHKVQPQL; encoded by the coding sequence TTGAGCCTGTTTCAATATCGACTACCCGAAGTACATAACATGCTGCACAGCAAAGAGATTTCGGTCAGCGAACTGACGGAAGAATCACTGGCTGCCATTACCGAGCGTGACGGGAAGGTGCATGCATTTTTAACTTTAAATGAGGAGGGCGCGCGGCTGTCTGCACGTGCTCTGGACGACAAGCTGGCTTCCGGTGCAGCGCGCGGTTTGCTGTTTGGTCTTCCTGCAGGAATTAAAGATAATATTGTGACCAAAGGACTGCGCACAACCTGTGCCAGCCAGTTTCTGGACAATTTCCAGCCGATATATGATGCAACAGTTGTTTCCAAACTGCGTCAGGCCGATGCTGTAACCATCGGTAAGCTGAACATGGACGAGTTCGCCATGGGCGGCTCCAATGAGAATTCTAGCTACGTGGCTGTGCGTAATCCTTGGAATCTGGAACGTGTTCCCGGGGGCTCCAGCGGCGGCTCGGCAGCTGCGGTAGCTGCCGGTGAAGTCTTCTTTGCACTTGGCTCCGATACCGGCGGTTCTATCCGCCAGCCTGCTTCGTATTGCGGTGTGGTAGGACTTAAACCGACTTATGGTCTGGTTTCGCGTTACGGCCTAGTGGCATTTGCTTCTTCGCTCGATCAGATTGGTCCGCTTACCCGCACAGTGGAGGATTCCGCTTATGTGCTGCAGGCCATTGCCGGATACGACGCCCAGGATTCCACCTCGGCCAAAGTGAATATCCCTGATTACTTAAGCGCACTTACCGGTGATATTTCCGGGCTGCGCATCGCTGTGCCGAAGGAGTATATCGGAGAAGGTGTAGATGCCTCCGTCCGTGAGAGTGTGCTGTCTGCACTTAAGGTGCTGGAAGGTCTGGGTGCGGTCTGGGAAGAGGTTTCTCTTCCGCATACCGAATATGCTGTGGCGGCGTATTATTTGCTCTCCTCTTCGGAGGCGTCTTCCAACCTGGCCCGTTTTGACGGGGTGCGTTACGGTGCGCGTATAGATAACGGCGGCGGATTGCTTGATTTGTACCATAATTCCCGCAGCCACGGATTTGGACCGGAAGTTAAACGCCGGATTATGCTCGGCACTTATGCGCTCAGCTCCGGTTATTATGATGCTTATTACTTGAAGGCGCAGAAAGTGCGCACCTTGATCAAGCAGGATTTCGACGAAGTATTTAAAAAATATGATGTCGTCATCGGACCGACTGCGCCAACTACAGCTTTCAAGCTGGGCTCACAGACGGAAGATCCGCTCACGATGTATTTGAATGATATTTTGACCATTCCGGTCAGTCTCGCCGGCATTCCTGCCGTCAGCATCCCTTGCGGTTTTGCCGAAGGCCTGCCTGTAGGTCTGCAAATTATCGGTAAGGAATTTGATGAGAGCACGGTACTGCGTGTTGCACACGCTTTTGAACAACATACAGATCATCATAAAGTACAGCCACAACTATAA
- a CDS encoding DedA family protein yields MHFFSDLVSQLFEWIQSLGYFGIMIGLMIEVIPSEIVLAFGGYLVSQGQINFFGAVLFGTVGGVIAQIFVYWIGRYGGRPVLEKYGKYIFIKKKHIDHSEEWFNKYGTGVIFTARFIPIVRHAISVPAGISRMPLGKFTLLTTLAVIPWSALFVYLGYTLGDKWKTIDEVAAKYTHELILVAIAIIVIYFLFKWYKSKKKGSAV; encoded by the coding sequence TTGCATTTTTTTTCTGATCTGGTCTCGCAGTTGTTTGAGTGGATTCAGAGTCTTGGGTATTTCGGGATTATGATCGGACTCATGATTGAAGTAATACCGAGTGAGATTGTGCTTGCTTTTGGCGGATACTTGGTTTCGCAAGGGCAGATTAACTTTTTTGGCGCAGTTCTTTTTGGAACGGTGGGTGGGGTCATTGCCCAGATCTTTGTGTATTGGATCGGCCGTTATGGCGGCAGACCTGTGCTGGAGAAATACGGGAAGTATATTTTTATCAAGAAGAAGCATATTGATCATTCCGAAGAATGGTTCAACAAGTACGGTACCGGTGTTATTTTTACGGCCCGCTTCATTCCGATTGTCCGCCATGCCATTTCCGTGCCGGCAGGGATATCACGTATGCCGTTAGGCAAATTCACTCTGCTGACCACACTCGCGGTTATTCCGTGGAGCGCACTGTTTGTCTACCTGGGCTACACTCTGGGTGACAAATGGAAAACGATTGACGAGGTTGCGGCCAAGTACACCCATGAGCTGATTCTCGTTGCAATAGCCATTATCGTTATATATTTTCTGTTCAAGTGGTACAAATCCAAGAAGAAAGGTAGTGCAGTATGA
- a CDS encoding SdpI family protein: protein MKNFKWKWQDTLIVILGLLSLGYALINYGKLPDQLPLQFGITGEVNRYGSKGSAIALLAFMGLAFPIGMQFIRNIDPKKENYSKFEGAYKMTRLAIAVLADTILVLTVASSLDQNIPVSKLTMVAVGLLFIVIGNYMPQVKDNYFIGIRTPWTLASPEVWRKTHRFSGFMWMLGGLLIALGAFMPKTLSISMIITALLIATIIPYVYSWFTSQRMKA from the coding sequence ATGAAAAATTTCAAATGGAAGTGGCAGGACACACTAATAGTCATTTTGGGGCTTCTTTCTCTTGGTTATGCGCTCATTAATTATGGCAAACTGCCTGACCAGCTCCCTCTCCAGTTCGGCATTACTGGAGAGGTTAACCGGTACGGGAGCAAAGGGTCGGCGATTGCACTGCTGGCATTCATGGGCCTGGCATTTCCCATTGGAATGCAGTTCATACGGAATATCGATCCCAAGAAAGAGAATTACTCGAAATTCGAAGGTGCTTATAAAATGACCCGCCTGGCTATCGCGGTGCTCGCCGATACTATACTTGTCCTAACCGTAGCCAGCAGTCTTGACCAAAATATTCCGGTCAGCAAATTAACTATGGTAGCAGTTGGCCTGCTGTTCATTGTTATTGGAAATTATATGCCGCAAGTTAAAGATAACTATTTCATCGGCATCCGCACCCCATGGACGCTGGCCAGTCCGGAGGTATGGCGGAAAACTCACCGTTTCTCAGGGTTCATGTGGATGCTGGGCGGGCTGCTGATTGCACTTGGCGCATTTATGCCAAAAACCCTGTCCATTAGTATGATTATCACGGCCTTGCTGATCGCGACCATCATCCCGTACGTCTACTCCTGGTTCACCTCTCAGCGGATGAAGGCATGA
- a CDS encoding YxlC family protein has product MKPDDEELLVQLNAELNILDAQFDDISPPSLLVMEELIAAETLRRRRKSRNELLLFLCLALIVLSIILTALGSAPVFYWVLQAVFPLAALGSLGVSRIRLRREDTEE; this is encoded by the coding sequence ATGAAACCTGATGATGAAGAACTGCTGGTCCAGTTGAACGCAGAATTGAATATTTTGGATGCGCAATTTGATGACATTTCGCCGCCATCCTTGTTGGTTATGGAAGAACTCATTGCCGCCGAGACCCTCCGCAGGCGCCGTAAGAGCCGCAATGAGCTGCTGCTGTTTTTGTGCCTGGCTCTGATTGTGCTCAGTATCATTCTTACTGCCTTGGGATCAGCCCCTGTATTTTATTGGGTACTGCAGGCGGTATTCCCCCTCGCGGCACTTGGCAGTCTGGGGGTTTCGCGGATCAGACTGCGGCGGGAGGATACGGAAGAGTGA
- a CDS encoding MBL fold metallo-hydrolase yields the protein MMLNIRSYNLGPLQTNAYLLTGADPGRGIIIDPGMNPAGLVRAIEGMEIEAILLTHAHFDHIGGVDEIRKAKKCPVYVHPLESEWLSSPKLNGSLMWPEASPPISTDPAEYDLAEGQILQLLGLTFRVMHTPGHSPGSVSFLCGNDLFSGDVLFKLGVGRTDLPGGRERDLIDSIRGKLYRLDEEVKVYPGHGPRTTIGFERLRNPYVPMQ from the coding sequence ATTATGCTTAATATACGTTCCTATAATCTAGGGCCGCTCCAGACCAATGCGTATTTGTTGACCGGGGCAGATCCCGGGCGTGGCATTATCATCGATCCCGGTATGAATCCTGCTGGTCTTGTGCGGGCTATAGAAGGCATGGAGATTGAAGCGATTTTGCTGACACATGCCCATTTCGATCATATCGGCGGCGTAGATGAAATACGCAAAGCCAAGAAATGTCCTGTCTATGTTCATCCTCTGGAGAGTGAATGGCTGAGCAGTCCCAAGCTGAACGGCTCACTGATGTGGCCGGAAGCCTCGCCTCCGATTAGCACAGATCCTGCAGAGTATGATCTGGCAGAAGGACAGATTCTACAGCTGCTGGGCCTCACCTTCCGGGTGATGCATACCCCAGGGCATTCTCCGGGAAGTGTAAGCTTCCTGTGTGGAAATGATCTGTTCTCCGGGGATGTGCTGTTTAAGCTGGGGGTCGGACGTACCGATCTGCCCGGTGGCAGAGAGCGGGATTTAATTGACTCCATCCGCGGGAAGCTGTACCGGCTGGATGAAGAAGTGAAGGTATATCCGGGACATGGTCCGCGGACAACCATCGGCTTTGAACGTCTCCGCAATCCTTACGTTCCCATGCAGTGA
- the sigY gene encoding RNA polymerase sigma factor SigY, which yields MSDVTLERIKLAQQGDASALALLLREHYSFLYKYLIKVTMDPLLAEELAQDTMVRCMEKIRSYDGSSSFSSWLITIATRLYIDRKRRWKREAEWRRQEQGVLSIRWRFESRNIEWSDLLDALSRIPSPQRIAVLLKHYYGYSYEEIGVILQVPSGTVKSRVSAGLNHLRKELNEDET from the coding sequence ATGAGCGACGTGACGCTGGAGAGAATCAAGCTGGCACAGCAGGGCGATGCTTCGGCGCTTGCGTTACTGCTGCGGGAGCATTACAGCTTTTTGTACAAATACCTAATCAAGGTCACCATGGACCCATTGCTCGCCGAGGAGCTTGCCCAGGATACTATGGTCAGATGCATGGAGAAGATTAGAAGCTACGATGGTTCCTCTTCTTTTTCCTCATGGTTGATCACGATCGCTACCCGTCTATATATCGACCGGAAGCGGAGATGGAAACGTGAAGCAGAGTGGCGGCGCCAGGAGCAGGGCGTGTTGTCCATCCGCTGGCGGTTTGAGAGCCGGAATATAGAATGGAGCGATCTACTTGATGCGCTCTCCCGGATTCCCTCACCTCAGCGGATAGCCGTACTGCTGAAGCATTATTACGGTTACAGCTATGAAGAAATCGGTGTGATTCTGCAAGTCCCATCGGGTACAGTCAAATCACGTGTGTCTGCCGGCCTTAACCACCTGCGAAAGGAGCTGAATGAGGATGAAACCTGA
- a CDS encoding autorepressor SdpR family transcription factor — translation MNESFKALADPTRRQIIRLLREKDRTAGEIADYFQMSKPSISHHLSALKHAGLVQDERKGQFILYSLDTTVLEEVLGWFLELTGTGKGSAPDHLPAEDGKRQHNHSNSEVE, via the coding sequence ATGAATGAATCCTTCAAAGCGCTGGCCGATCCTACCCGGCGGCAGATCATCCGGCTGCTGCGGGAAAAAGACCGTACGGCCGGAGAAATCGCCGATTATTTTCAGATGTCAAAACCAAGCATTTCGCATCATCTCAGCGCACTGAAGCATGCCGGTCTGGTACAGGATGAACGGAAGGGACAGTTCATTCTTTATTCACTGGATACCACTGTGCTTGAAGAGGTGCTTGGATGGTTCCTGGAATTGACCGGCACGGGAAAAGGAAGTGCACCAGATCATTTACCTGCAGAAGACGGCAAAAGGCAACACAACCATTCTAACTCGGAGGTTGAGTAA
- the gatC gene encoding Asp-tRNA(Asn)/Glu-tRNA(Gln) amidotransferase subunit GatC, with product MSITVKDVQHVAKLARLQLSPEEEATFTEQMNAILQYAEKLNELDTEHVKPTTHVLQVSNVMRDDVVKESLSQEEALLNAPEHEDGHFKVPAVLE from the coding sequence ATGAGCATTACCGTCAAAGATGTGCAGCATGTGGCCAAGCTGGCCCGCCTGCAGTTAAGCCCGGAAGAAGAGGCTACTTTTACTGAACAAATGAATGCTATTTTACAATATGCGGAGAAATTGAACGAACTTGACACGGAGCATGTGAAGCCGACAACGCATGTGCTGCAGGTCAGCAATGTGATGCGGGACGATGTTGTGAAGGAGAGCCTTTCCCAAGAAGAAGCTCTGCTTAACGCACCTGAACATGAAGACGGACATTTCAAAGTACCGGCAGTTCTGGAATAA
- a CDS encoding PLD nuclease N-terminal domain-containing protein has product MDKVNWGLVWPLLALQILLAIVGLISLARAEKVRGPKWMWIIIIVFGNLLGSIAYFTAGRNEN; this is encoded by the coding sequence ATGGACAAAGTGAATTGGGGTTTGGTTTGGCCGCTGCTTGCACTTCAGATCTTGCTGGCCATTGTCGGATTGATATCTTTGGCCAGAGCGGAGAAAGTGCGGGGTCCGAAATGGATGTGGATTATTATAATAGTATTTGGCAATCTGTTGGGCAGTATTGCTTATTTTACAGCAGGAAGGAATGAGAACTGA
- a CDS encoding ABC transporter permease subunit: MRSFWTLYSKEMLETLRSYKLIWIPIVFIILGIMQPLVTYYMRDILEASANVPAGMLESFEMPEAAAVMAQALGQYGTIGILVLALGSMNALAGERSSGTAELLMAKPVTPMVIIIAKWAAQLTLLVIALGLGAAGAGYYTEALMGPLAWGEVAAATGIYGLWLLCGVSLTLLFSSFLRGPAAVFLALALVAGVSLAYSLLPTQLAWTMAALPGLSAGVLVDSGTAGVGPFLSAAVLIVLCIAGSTLLTSRNKLPV; the protein is encoded by the coding sequence ATGAGAAGCTTCTGGACTTTATACTCGAAAGAAATGCTCGAGACGCTGCGAAGCTACAAACTGATCTGGATACCGATTGTATTTATCATCTTGGGCATTATGCAGCCGCTTGTGACCTATTACATGCGCGATATTCTGGAAGCTTCCGCAAATGTGCCGGCGGGGATGCTGGAGAGCTTTGAAATGCCGGAGGCAGCTGCGGTAATGGCGCAAGCGCTTGGCCAATATGGAACGATTGGCATACTGGTTCTGGCGCTTGGGAGCATGAATGCACTGGCGGGAGAGCGGAGCAGCGGAACGGCTGAGCTGCTGATGGCCAAGCCGGTTACTCCGATGGTCATTATCATCGCCAAATGGGCTGCACAGCTGACCCTGCTTGTAATTGCACTTGGACTGGGCGCGGCGGGGGCCGGGTATTACACGGAAGCACTGATGGGTCCGCTTGCCTGGGGTGAGGTTGCAGCTGCAACCGGAATCTATGGGCTATGGCTGCTCTGCGGCGTCTCACTGACACTGCTGTTCAGCTCCTTCCTTCGTGGACCTGCCGCTGTGTTTCTTGCCCTGGCGCTCGTGGCAGGGGTATCGCTTGCCTATAGTCTGCTGCCAACCCAGCTTGCTTGGACGATGGCTGCGCTGCCTGGATTGTCTGCCGGAGTCCTTGTAGACAGCGGCACAGCTGGAGTAGGCCCTTTTCTCTCAGCAGCCGTGCTGATTGTGCTGTGCATTGCCGGGTCTACTCTGTTAACGTCCAGGAATAAACTCCCAGTTTGA
- a CDS encoding thioredoxin family protein: protein MKQNVAHKFGQGLTPRQFVEGMTKNQQAFESWYEKFAWDNESDREYFESLNHRDDLRVLILAADWCGDVVRNVPVVFRILETAGIKTEVLILEENQDVMDDFLTMGGRSVPIVIFADTGGYVLGHWGPRPEHVQSLMAAFKQENPDREAADYESKIAEVRKAMGQAYGEGTESHAVIAGELRSLISGF, encoded by the coding sequence ATGAAGCAGAATGTAGCCCATAAATTTGGTCAAGGTCTTACTCCGCGCCAGTTCGTGGAAGGGATGACGAAGAATCAGCAGGCATTTGAGTCCTGGTATGAGAAGTTTGCCTGGGATAACGAAAGCGACCGGGAATACTTTGAGAGCCTGAACCATCGCGATGATTTGCGGGTGCTGATCTTGGCTGCCGATTGGTGCGGTGACGTAGTGCGTAATGTGCCGGTTGTATTCCGCATTCTTGAGACAGCGGGGATTAAGACTGAAGTGCTGATTCTGGAAGAGAATCAGGATGTCATGGATGATTTCCTGACGATGGGCGGCAGATCGGTGCCGATTGTCATCTTTGCCGATACTGGAGGTTATGTGCTCGGTCATTGGGGTCCGCGTCCGGAGCATGTGCAGTCTCTGATGGCTGCATTCAAACAGGAGAATCCCGACCGCGAAGCCGCGGATTACGAGAGCAAGATTGCTGAAGTACGCAAGGCGATGGGACAAGCCTACGGGGAAGGAACGGAATCGCACGCAGTTATCGCGGGAGAGCTGCGCAGCCTGATCTCCGGCTTTTAA
- a CDS encoding ABC transporter ATP-binding protein: MPLLKVADLHKRYGRHISVDGISFEIEAGRCVALLGPNGAGKTTTLRMLAGLLPPTSGEISFAGNRPGADYRKALGYLPQSPAFYNWMSGQEYVVFAAKLSGMRSREAAERSAAALERVGLSESARRRISGYSGGMKQRLGLAQALVHRPRLLLLDEPVSALDPIGRREVMELLREIREETTVIFSTHVLHDAEEICDDIILMNRGVIAEQGTLSYLRSQYSLPIIRLYTEKEDKAFRWLEDLVHKPFIVQSQITAGKAIFNVSDVEVARREILQEAGKLDIPLLQFEAGSSTLEDLFMKVVGS; this comes from the coding sequence ATGCCGCTGCTTAAGGTTGCCGATCTGCATAAACGGTATGGCAGACATATCTCCGTAGATGGTATAAGCTTTGAGATCGAAGCCGGGCGCTGTGTCGCCTTGCTGGGACCAAACGGAGCAGGCAAGACCACAACGCTGCGCATGCTTGCGGGTCTGCTGCCGCCTACGTCGGGAGAGATATCCTTTGCCGGCAATCGTCCGGGAGCGGATTACCGCAAAGCACTGGGATATTTGCCGCAATCCCCGGCTTTTTACAACTGGATGAGCGGACAGGAATATGTTGTCTTTGCCGCGAAGCTGAGCGGCATGCGCTCCAGAGAAGCAGCCGAGAGGTCGGCCGCCGCACTGGAGCGGGTAGGTCTCAGCGAGTCGGCGCGCCGCCGGATTTCCGGGTATTCAGGCGGAATGAAGCAGCGGCTCGGTCTGGCGCAGGCACTGGTGCACCGCCCCCGGCTACTGCTGCTTGACGAGCCGGTCTCGGCGCTTGATCCGATTGGACGGCGGGAAGTGATGGAACTGCTGCGGGAGATCCGTGAAGAGACGACGGTCATCTTTTCTACACATGTGCTGCATGATGCCGAAGAGATATGCGATGATATCATATTAATGAACCGTGGTGTGATAGCCGAGCAGGGGACATTATCCTATCTCCGTTCACAGTACAGTCTTCCTATTATCAGACTATATACAGAGAAAGAGGATAAGGCATTCCGGTGGCTGGAGGACCTTGTGCATAAACCTTTTATTGTTCAGTCGCAGATTACTGCAGGTAAAGCCATTTTTAATGTGAGCGATGTAGAAGTGGCACGGCGGGAGATTCTGCAGGAAGCTGGCAAGCTGGATATTCCGCTGCTGCAATTCGAAGCAGGCTCTTCCACGCTGGAAGACCTGTTCATGAAAGTGGTGGGCTCATGA